In Vicugna pacos chromosome 6, VicPac4, whole genome shotgun sequence, the DNA window GTACATATAAAATCCGCATGGTATGTGCTCACTGGAGACAAAACAGTGCACACCTGTCAAAAGGTCATTTTAATATAAGATGGTAAAAccatttgtaaaatacatataaactttttccataaatagaatcatatctGGACATCTGTTGCATAAATTGTGTTTCCAAAGCTTACAATAGAGCAGCCAGGTCTCAGCACTGCTGGGCACCCACGTTGGCTACTTACTTTATTATTGCAGACTGTCCTTTAACATTAAATGCACAACATTCGTACCACTTAAAACTGGGGTCAGGTGGAAGTCTCACAGAGACCACGTCTGTACCGCGGTTGCCCTGAAACAGTTAAATAGGCTTTTAAAGCCTCTCAGATATAACAAGGTTTTAAAACATACTTCATGGAATGTTCTTCATGTATCATAGCAGCTCATACCTGTGATAGAACAAGCtttcagttttcctttcctttacatTCACTATTCACAGTGAAACAGgtgcatggttttttttttctttttttttgttttgttttgtttttttttttcagagttctgaGGTTGCTGACTGAGCCACAGCACAGCTGTGTACCACAGGTCGAAATTCGACCTTAAATATTACAATCTAGCAGTATCTGGCTGGCCAGAGTGGGCCGGCCCCTGCCAGCATGTGGGCACTTCTTCAGTTAAGTCTATTCTTTGGCAGCTGACACGCGCGCTGACAGAGAAAAATCCAGTGACTTGATGCTAGGGATTTCACGACTAATGTTTGTTTGCAAGCATGTGTGTTTACAACTCtgtgttttgatattttttaGGGAGGTTTTTACCCTGgaataatgtttttttcttcctccactACTTGAAATCTGGGCTAAAAAGCTAACTTGAATGTATAATGTAATTGATGAATAAAATTATGTCagataatagtttaaaaaaatccaaacaatttCAGTATTTAtgtaaatgcattaaaaaaaagattaagcagTGTTCGAACCTAGTACTATACAAAATTCAGAATGGTAACTGGTGATACCAACTCATATATGTAATGCAAGTTAAAGTCTTGGCTTTTCTGTTAAAGATAACTCATTTGGGATCATATTATCCTCCCTTCTTAttctatttcaaataaaaattaatgaaatgctATCAGAGTGCATGAATGCAGTGCATTGCATACAAATCCACCAGGTTAcggatatatatctatatatgtataaaaatattttggctCCTGAGCTCTGAACTCTGACACACAAAGAATAAAAACATCAAAAGGCAGAGTAActcactgaaaaataaagttaGCCAGCAACCTCAGACAACCTTCGGTTGTGTATCCTTAAGGTTTGGTAGCAAGTCCATTAACCGTGAAAGCCCTACACATTGTCACTTTGAACTTCTAAACCAATACCCGACTACGTTCTTTGATCAAGAAgtagaatatacatatataattctaTAAAGCTAATACTGATTAAACACAGCACAAAGGGATTAATTCACACTACTGAAAAAAACATAATAGGACCCTACTTGCATATGTAACCACaggaattgtacatttaaaaaaagctAAATGTCTTCGCTGAAGCTTTGCATCTCTCTGTAAAAATGACGATTTGGTTCAGTGAAGACACTGAGTGATTCGATGTCCATAACCGCGTGCCAAGGTTGACCAAGGCCCAGGGATACCTGCTCAATAAGGTTGTGTACTGGATCCACATCCTGGTCAGCCAGTTCACCTTGGTCAAAATCAATGCTTTCTTCAGTGACTTCCAGTACTTTTAGATCAGAGCCACGAAGACGAGCTATGGCAATGAGGTTGTGCGCCCACACTGTGTAACCTTCGGAGTAAGCAAAAGACAAGCACGGTCACTCCCTTGCGTCTGATTTTGTCTATTTGATGGGCTAGTCTTTCCCACAACTCTGTATCTCACTTACTCCTTTTgtccttttcctttaaaaattgacTGAATTGAAAAAGGTAGTATGATTGTTTAGCCCATGAAAAAAAGACTAGGAAGTTTGATGTTGTCTCCAAGAATATCACTGTAGGTGGTGAACAGGTAGGTAACTGTATTCTGATATCATGGTATTTAGTAAAACTGAAGACATTTAAAgttaaagtataattttataGCTTTGGATAGTGATGTATCataaagaacaaaaattttattGCATATATATGTAGCCATTAACAATACATAGTAAATTGGTATTTCCCATTAGTAAAAAATCATCTCCTATGGTGCTTCACAGTCCAAAGTTACAAAGTGACACTTTGAACtataaagataaatttttaacTGTCAGTAGCAAATATGTAAAGCATGAAACAGTTGTGGGAATGATATGTGCTAACTTtagaatagtggttacctctgggaAGGAATAAAGGTGAATAGATGGAAGGGCTTTAACTGCagctaacattttatttattaataaaactttaaaaagactgGCTTAAACTAACTTTAAATAACCTGACATTTCTTCATCCTATACAAAAATCCCCATTTTAATTAATACCTTCAGTATCAATCTGTTCTTTGCTATTACTTCTGATGACTTGTCCAATTTataaagcaaaacttgaaaatcAAGATACACACATTCCTATActaaaatgcagactaaaaaaatttcagaaataatgaaacagagcTAATAAAGTTAATTTAAGATGTTTAAacagactttattttatattctgtaaatGTCTTTAAGTTCCAGAAATGGAAGTAATATGTTTTTCTCACTTGTCAGAAGAGGAACTCTCTCCAAATGAGAATAGTTCACATTAAGATGAAAAGCACTCAAATAAGAAAAGAGCACATCTCAACCAACAGAACCATCATTTAAAAACCTGTAATGTTGTATAAATTAACATGTTGATACACAGACTCTAGAAGATAAGGCAGGGAGtacaaaagaaatcatatttACTCTTCCTTCTGTGTTATGTTTTTAAGAGCTCTTATGATTAGAGGAAGAAATATACCTACTGCAGGTAGATACATtacgttttaaaaaaaatttttaaatttttaaaaatggaggttcttgggactgaacccaggaccttgtacatactaagaatgtgctctaccactgagctattaccctccccactatatgttttcttagaaaaaaattaaattcaactGTCATTTTTGTGAAATACCATCGATCACATGgtagaagaaaaaaacacaagcTGGAGCAGAACACTTGGGGTAGAAATATGACTTTCCATTTCTAAGTGCTGTAtcttataaatgttaaaaaatataaaaacctgcATATCAACTTGTTATAAGAGTTCCTGACACTACATAAATGTCACTGCtgtctttttattgttataaAAGGTTTTAGGCGTGATATCAATATCAGTATCAAATTATAGTGAACAGAAATCACCTACCATGAATTGCCAGAAGAGAGAGCTTTGTGCACCTCCATGCTAATAAAACCAAGGGGTCTTCATTTCGGTTGTCACTAATATCTGGAAAACCAGATGTGTCAATCACATCATTCATTAGTATAAAGTGAGTGAGGAACTTGTCATACTGCCTGGATATAAGATCAACAATAGCTCCTGAAACACAGGTGATGTAGCTGTCAAAGTGAATCCTCTCGAGCGGTATACTGGGTTTCAGAATCTTTAACATATCTTCACTCTTGATATCAAAAGCCATCATATAGACCCGAAGGTTGGTGCTCTTTCGTGACAAGGCTTTCCAATGCTCATCATTTGGCATGTTGTCCAGAGACTTGTGCATCACGGAAACATTGTGGACCAGGAGAGAAAGTCGCTGCAAAGGCACATGGTTGCTATCGGTTAAGACTCTTGCCATCTCAGCCGTGAAGTCGCAGAAATCCAGGGCAAGTGAGCACAGATTCACGAATCGCTCCAGTTCGACTGCGGTGATAAGGGTGCTGTTACCGGGAATATTATTGTCCAGTAAACTCAGGTGCTCCATGGTGTTGGCAACAGAGTTTGAGAGAGATGACAGTGATGTTGGGGTTACTATTTCCAGCATAAACCCACAGGACAGCCATTTCAATTGCCTACTATTACTCAGTATTTCTTCAAACAGCTGCTGAATTCTGTAAGGAAAACATGCCACATGATCCTATTAACATTTACCTCTAATCTTTTAACACTGACTTTTGAAAACAGGCAATGAAATAGCATATGATGTTGagattcattttctttcattaatttctatCCAACCAACAAGTAATATCATAAATACCATTAAAATTCACCTTAAAACAAGGACTATGAAATATTAAACATATAGAAATATGATCTTCATCCAAGTAAAGGAGCATTTTACACCAGTATGGTAGAAAAGACTGATGATATATAATTTATGTTATAGCAAAGACAAGTAGAGAAATGTTTTAAACAGCAATAATGGTCATGGAATGGCATGTACTGATTACTGTATTTCATAATTAAGACATTTCCAGGATACAcggttttagaaaaaaatattactcTTCTGATTGTATCTTACAATTTctcataaaaactaaaattattattaatatgagTCCCTTTCCACTATCTATATAActtactgtttaatttttttgccaTCGGGGTCCACCTTGCTGAGGTATGTATTTGACAAACTTCCTTGCTGTTGCAGAACACTTATGTCTCCAAAAAGGCTGAACTTCTGGAGGTTCctaaaagaaaagtaatttaaaatgattgtctaaataattaaaatatgaatacttaaaaataaaaatatgcagaAGGGATATTCTAGAAATGTTTTTATCTTATAACCCACTAAGACGTCAATTAAGTTCTTTCAGATTGCTTTTTACATACAATGTGATACAGgagaaacagcctaagtgttaAAGAATGAGGACTGGTGCATAATGTTAGTTCAGGAACTCAGTATTTTAATGACCATGGAAAAGTCTTCTTAAGGTCTTGGGACTCAATTCCTCGTCAGTAATAAACACCTACTTTAAAGTGCTTAGGGTGAATGAGTAACAAAATGACATATGAAAACTATTTAAAGCTCTAAGTTTTATatagatgttaattataatataaaaattacccAAACCAGTTAACTTAATGTGTTAAATGCTCAAGGGTGGGGCATTGCCCTGAAGATACCTTTTTAGTAAGAAATATTCTTGGACTAAAATC includes these proteins:
- the FBXO33 gene encoding F-box only protein 33, with the translated sequence MLLFLSVPQPRPPGARTRAGAARVARWRRQRQRLQQLRRLRGLLRGLRGRPGAGSRRRGRMALCGQAAGAASLPSELIVHIFSFLSAPDRLRASASCSHWRECLFYPALWPQLRICLRVSPAEQPRLEFLMRKCGWFVRELRVEFAAENYLSGGGGGGPGDGGSADNGTGGEEVEALQLSTRWLEVLRTYLELVLCVLVSIRNNRNLQKFSLFGDISVLQQQGSLSNTYLSKVDPDGKKIKQIQQLFEEILSNSRQLKWLSCGFMLEIVTPTSLSSLSNSVANTMEHLSLLDNNIPGNSTLITAVELERFVNLCSLALDFCDFTAEMARVLTDSNHVPLQRLSLLVHNVSVMHKSLDNMPNDEHWKALSRKSTNLRVYMMAFDIKSEDMLKILKPSIPLERIHFDSYITCVSGAIVDLISRQYDKFLTHFILMNDVIDTSGFPDISDNRNEDPLVLLAWRCTKLSLLAIHGYTVWAHNLIAIARLRGSDLKVLEVTEESIDFDQGELADQDVDPVHNLIEQVSLGLGQPWHAVMDIESLSVFTEPNRHFYREMQSFSEDI